Below is a window of Selenihalanaerobacter shriftii DNA.
TTGTTTTCCTACTTCTGCTATTTCTTCATCATCTGTGGATAAAACTAAGCAATCAATATATCTTGATTGCTTAGCCGACTCTATAGTATAGGCAATTAGCGGTTTCCCATTTAATTCCTTTATATTTTTTTTAGGTATACCTTTTGACCCCCCACGCGCTAAAATTATTGCTAATATTTGATTTCCCTCAAACATATATACCCTCCAAACGAATCAATTTTATCTATGATTGTCTAAATCCTCTAAATGTCTCATCTAATTCAAAATATAATTTTTTTGCTGTTTCAATTGAACTATCTAATTGATGTTTATAATAATTTTCTATCAAAATTTTATTAGCTTCATAAAGAACTTTATGAAATTCTTTATCGGATAGTTCAGTCCATTAATTAAAATACTATATCAATCATACTAATGTTAATTTAAAATATATCTATTAATCCATTAATTTCTTATTAAATTCAACAAGTTCATCAATAAAATCTACAATTTCATACTCTAGTAAGTCTGCTACAAAAACCATATCCTCATTTTGAAAGGCTTTCATTATATCTACTAATATTGTATTAATATTAGTAAGTTTATTCTTTCCTTCCTCTTTTAATTGATCATTAGAAATTAAAGACAAGATACTTTCTAAAGCATCAGTATACCATTCCAACCCCTCTAAACATAGTTGATATTTTTGGTTCCCTTCCTCAATATTACCTTGTCTAAATAGTTCCGTTGTTTTTATTATCCCTTTTTTAAGTTTTGGTAAATATTCATCAGCTTGCTTTAATGTTTCTTGTATTAATTTATTAGTTTTCTTTGTTTTAAATTTAATATTAGATATCTGATTTAAGTCATAATTACCTTCTATTAAATAGGACTCATTCACCTTTACATCGTTAACAGAAATGTTAATTATGATTTCATCATTTAATCTGGAATATATCCCATTTAATACTTTCTCTATATTATTTAAATTAGATAATTCTTTAATGGCCTGACCATTCAAATATACCTTCATTACTTCCCACCTACTTTACAGTCTCTAATTATTATTTTATCTTCATTAAAGAGCACTTTATTTTCATCAATCTGGTTAGACATTTTTTTCAATAATTCTAAAGAAGTTTTAAGTTGTTGCCAATAATTAGTCCAATAAGTTCGATAATACTTCATTTTCTCTTCCAATTCCTGTTTATTATTAAAGAAATACTTGTTATTAACTTCTTGATACTTTAATTTTTCGATAATTAAAGTCCTTTGCGTAAAATAACTTATTCTTTTGTGTTGTTTTAATTTAGACTCATATTCCTGTGCTTTAACTTGTACTTCTTTTAATTTACCATTACTTATTTGCTGAACCTGAGTTAATTTCTTTTCAATCCCCTTAACGAAAGATAACTGTTCTTCTAAAATTTCAATTGAACTATTTAATTCCTCAATAGTCTTATCTATCTCTTCTTTTAAATTTTGATAATAATCATTATGCCCTTCTTTTTCATTATAAATCTCTTGCAGAGTAATTAAAGGATCAACTTTTTCTAAACAATATTTAGCTATTGCTTCCTGAAGAGTCATAATCTTAGTATGATCAATCTTTGCTCCACCTTCTGTTGCATCAATATACAATCTACTTGACCGCTTAGCAAAATAATCATTATAATAATTTAAAAAACTTTTAAACCCTTTACTTGTATATACTGGCTTTCCGTTAATTCCTTCCACAGTAATTAACCCTTCGTCATTTACTTTATTATTCTCATACATTGTTCCTGAAGCATGAGTCTTATCCTCAGAAAATGATAAGTCCTGTCCTACAAGAATAATTGGATTTCCTCCAAACTTATAAGCTAAATCAACCATACTATGAGCTACAGTACCACCAGTATTAATTGCAGTATACTGTCCTTTCATTTTTTCTACCCAAGCACTTAAATTCCGCTTCATTGTAAAGAAGACTTGAGGTCCAACCCAATTATCATTAACTAAGGGTGAATTAGCCTTTTCAGAAAAGAGAAAAACATTGTTCAAATCCCTAATACCTTTAAACTGATTATACATTTTTTGACTACCGTCCATGGAAACTACAATATCTGGCTCTATTCCAGCTTTTAGTAATGCTTTTAAAGCCGTTCCTACACACATTAATAAGGCATTACCTTTTGCATGTTTCAATTGATCAATATTCTTATCTAAAGAAGGTCCAGCTGCAACACAAATTATTGGTATATTTTGAAAAGAATTAAAAAAGTCATCAGCTTTTGGATTCTTTAATATATAAGATAAATTTGAAATAATATTATTCCGCCACTGTTTTGCTACCTTAATATTAGTCATTTTACTAATATTCTTATACTCAATAGCATTTCTAATCTCATTATAGATTTGATCATACTCTTCATTAAACAACCTAAGTGAAGGAGGATGTTCAAAGAATTTAATTTTATTTGCTAAAGATAATTCGTAATTCGCTCTTATAGCAGAATAGAGATTACCTTTGTCTCCTATAACTAAAATAAACTTCTCATTCTTTAGAATAGGCCTTAAATCACTATAAAGTAATGCGGTATAAAATATTGATAAATAAGGTTCTATAATGAAAACCCTATTAAATTTATCCTTAGTAAATAATTCTACTAGGTGATATCCTAAACCAAATCCTAAGGCAAAAATTTGGTCTTGACTATTATATTTTAATTGCAAGTTATCAACTAACTTTTTAGCCTCTTTAACAGGATAATACCTACTATGAAAATAAATTGGCTTTTTATCTTTGATTATTTGCATAGTATAACCATCATTTTTAGTCTCTTCTATATTAATTATTAAATCATTTTCTAAATCTTTAACTTGAGCTATAATGTCTTGGTCACTAACTTTATCATCTACTACGATTTTATCTGATTGATGATAATTTTTCATTATATTATAAGCCATTTTGCTTTTACGTTTCAATAACCGCATATTTTTATTAAAAAAAGCCATTCTAATCCCCCATCTTTTTTACTTCAAATCTATTATTCCATTAATTATTCTTACTTAAAAAGTCTAAGGAAAATATGAAATTTATTTTTTATTATCAATAAATTTACCCTCATAGTTATTAACAGCACCATCATAAGCACGATTAATATTCAAACCTGCATTGATATCTTGCATCTTCTTTTGTACTTTATTCTTTTGATTAATTATCTGTTCTTGATTATCTTTTTCTAACTTATTAATCTGGTGCATAATTTGATAAATATTTTCAATAATTTCCTTGAATTCTTTTGCATCCAATTGCAAATTATTCTGCTGTGCTAATTGCCTTTTATAAGATATCAATTGAGCTTCTAATTTTTCAATATTATTTATCTTCTTTTCTTTATCCTCTATTATTTGTTTTAAGTTTTGCCACTCTTTCTTTTCAATAGCCTGCTGTTGCTCTTTAGTTAATTTTAAAATCTGCTTATAAATTAATAGCTTTTGTTTATAAATATTAATTATTTCATTAATTAAATTCTCTTGATCTAACTTATCCTTCAACACTAATACCTCCAGAAGGCACTTGTTGTTTCTTTTGAACTTTTCTTTCTTTCTTTAAATTCTGCATAGCTTGCTTCCAAGTATCACTTAACTCTTCCAACATATTTATAACTTCATCCATTGGTTCAATACTTTTATTAATATTAGCCTCAATTAAACGACGATTCATATAATCATACAAGCTCTCTAAATTCTGGGCAATCTCTCCACCTTGCTCCATATCTAATGTAATCATTAATTCATTAATAATATTTTGTGTTCTAATTAAACAATTATTTGTAACTTGATAATCATTATTCTTTAAACCTTGCTTAGCTTGTTTAACAAATTTGAGCGCTCCATTATATAACATTAAAACTAATTTTTCTTGATTAGATGTTTCCACCTGAGTGTTTTGATATTTCTGATAAGGATTGTTAGCCATAATTAAACTCTCCCTTTTATTAATTAATAAATTATCCGTATCTATTAAGTAATTACTACTAATTGTCAACGCATACTATTAAATTAAAGCATTGAACTTATACTACTAGCACTACCACCTAAACTAGCCAACTGGCTCTGCATCCAGCTCATTTGACTATTCATTTTTGAAATAGCTGTTTCCATAGCTGTAAACTCACTCTGCAATCTTTCCCTTTCTTGCTCTAAGTTATCATTTACAGAATCAATTTGCTCATCAACATTTTCCACCATTATTTCATAAGAATCTACTTTCTCCGGGATTACTCCTGTATTACTTTGAACCAATAAATCAAGATAGCCATCTACTTTAGTAGCAATGCCATTAAAAGAATCACCCTCATCAGTATCGGCATTAAATAGTTTCTTTACTTCGTTTGGCTTATCAGCAATACTTTCTTTAAATTTATTAGAATCGAACTCCATAGCTCCATTACGATTAATCTCTATTCCTACCATTGCTAATTGATCATAGTCACTATTGTTATCTACGCTATTAGTAACCATCTGTCGCAATTTTGACTGTAATCTCATTAGAGTTCCACTACCTTGTAAGGCTCCTGCTTCTCCAGTTTCTTGATTATAATCAAGTTTCTTTCCAATGAAACTCTGCACGCTATTATACTGGTCTACAAACTCTTGAATAGCAGAGGTAGCTTTATCTATATCTTTACTAACTTCAATAGTCGTAGTTCCTGTCGTTTTTAAATTAAAAGTAACTTCATTTACTACATCATCAAGCCCTTGATTACTAGACCGAGTAACAGCAAGTCCATTTACACTAAACTGGGCATCTTGAGCTACCTGAAGTTCACTAGCAGCATTAACATTACCATTAATATCTAAATCAAAACCTAAATCATTAGTCCCATCATTATCTAGAATATTATCAGGATCCTGAAAAGAAAGCATATTATTAGTTCCTGTGTTTACACCTTCAATAATTAAAGTATTGTCTACTACTGACGATTCTACTAATTTATTACCATTTCCATCATCATTTCCACTGGCATTATTAATTGCATCTCGTACATCATTCAATGATTCAGTCCCATCTATGCTAACATTAAAACTTTTACTAGTACCATCCAATTCAATAGTAAAGCTACCACTATTCCCGCCATTTAAGCCTAAATCACTCGTAGAATCAACCTGCTGTGCAGAAGCAACTCGATGCTTTTTGGCTAGTTGACTAATATCTAAAGTATAGCTACTAGCATCAGCAGCAGTAGTTGCTGTCGCATCAGCTACATCTTCTGAGGAACTAGTTGTTTTATTGGAATCGAAGGTAGAGCTTAGTCTTAAATCTGCCATTTTATTTTCTAAATTACCTATTCTAGAATTAACATCCCGCCAAGCATCTTTTTCAGTTTCTAAATTGCTCTTCTCCTTACTTAAGTTCTGCAACTTGGTTCCATATTCTGCATTTAATATTTGACTAATTATATCTCCAGTTGCCATTCCAGTAGCTAAACCATCCATGCTTAAATCTGCCATTTTCTCACCCCCAAATTTAAACTAATAAAATAGCCAGCCA
It encodes the following:
- a CDS encoding motility associated factor glycosyltransferase family protein, giving the protein MAFFNKNMRLLKRKSKMAYNIMKNYHQSDKIVVDDKVSDQDIIAQVKDLENDLIINIEETKNDGYTMQIIKDKKPIYFHSRYYPVKEAKKLVDNLQLKYNSQDQIFALGFGLGYHLVELFTKDKFNRVFIIEPYLSIFYTALLYSDLRPILKNEKFILVIGDKGNLYSAIRANYELSLANKIKFFEHPPSLRLFNEEYDQIYNEIRNAIEYKNISKMTNIKVAKQWRNNIISNLSYILKNPKADDFFNSFQNIPIICVAAGPSLDKNIDQLKHAKGNALLMCVGTALKALLKAGIEPDIVVSMDGSQKMYNQFKGIRDLNNVFLFSEKANSPLVNDNWVGPQVFFTMKRNLSAWVEKMKGQYTAINTGGTVAHSMVDLAYKFGGNPIILVGQDLSFSEDKTHASGTMYENNKVNDEGLITVEGINGKPVYTSKGFKSFLNYYNDYFAKRSSRLYIDATEGGAKIDHTKIMTLQEAIAKYCLEKVDPLITLQEIYNEKEGHNDYYQNLKEEIDKTIEELNSSIEILEEQLSFVKGIEKKLTQVQQISNGKLKEVQVKAQEYESKLKQHKRISYFTQRTLIIEKLKYQEVNNKYFFNNKQELEEKMKYYRTYWTNYWQQLKTSLELLKKMSNQIDENKVLFNEDKIIIRDCKVGGK
- the flgN gene encoding flagellar export chaperone FlgN, which translates into the protein MKDKLDQENLINEIINIYKQKLLIYKQILKLTKEQQQAIEKKEWQNLKQIIEDKEKKINNIEKLEAQLISYKRQLAQQNNLQLDAKEFKEIIENIYQIMHQINKLEKDNQEQIINQKNKVQKKMQDINAGLNINRAYDGAVNNYEGKFIDNKK
- the fliS gene encoding flagellar export chaperone FliS; protein product: MANNPYQKYQNTQVETSNQEKLVLMLYNGALKFVKQAKQGLKNNDYQVTNNCLIRTQNIINELMITLDMEQGGEIAQNLESLYDYMNRRLIEANINKSIEPMDEVINMLEELSDTWKQAMQNLKKERKVQKKQQVPSGGISVEG
- the fliD gene encoding flagellar filament capping protein FliD, whose product is MADLSMDGLATGMATGDIISQILNAEYGTKLQNLSKEKSNLETEKDAWRDVNSRIGNLENKMADLRLSSTFDSNKTTSSSEDVADATATTAADASSYTLDISQLAKKHRVASAQQVDSTSDLGLNGGNSGSFTIELDGTSKSFNVSIDGTESLNDVRDAINNASGNDDGNGNKLVESSVVDNTLIIEGVNTGTNNMLSFQDPDNILDNDGTNDLGFDLDINGNVNAASELQVAQDAQFSVNGLAVTRSSNQGLDDVVNEVTFNLKTTGTTTIEVSKDIDKATSAIQEFVDQYNSVQSFIGKKLDYNQETGEAGALQGSGTLMRLQSKLRQMVTNSVDNNSDYDQLAMVGIEINRNGAMEFDSNKFKESIADKPNEVKKLFNADTDEGDSFNGIATKVDGYLDLLVQSNTGVIPEKVDSYEIMVENVDEQIDSVNDNLEQERERLQSEFTAMETAISKMNSQMSWMQSQLASLGGSASSISSML